In Cryptomeria japonica chromosome 1, Sugi_1.0, whole genome shotgun sequence, the sequence CTCTGCCATTATgatgaaaagaaagggggagagagggtcTCCTTGCCGAAAACCTTTCTTGGACTAAAAAACCCCGAGGGCTACCATTTACAATAACAGAGAAACGAGGGGAGTTGATTCAACTATGCACCCAAGCGATTCAATCCTTACTAAAACCAAATTTCGAGAGGACTTGCACAAGAAAGTTCCTATTTACCTCATCATAAGCTTTCCTTATATCCACCTTGACCATCATCTTTTCTGTCATTGCCATCCGAATAGAGTGAACAGCTTCATGTGCAAGAATTATACCTTCATAAATTGATCTACCAGGGGAAAATCCACTTTGTTCACTTGATATCACTGATTCCAGAACAAGTTTTAATCTATTTCCCATTACTTTGGATATCACCTTGTATATGATGTTACATAAAGAGATCGGACAAAAATCATCAAAGGATGTGTAATCCACCTTCTTTGAAATCAACGCAATAAAAGTGTTATTGAAATCCTTTAAAACAAAGCCCCCTTTCTTAATTCCTCCACCACATCCAAGATATCATTTGCAAGAATTTcccaaaaaaattgataaaataggGCAAGGAAGCCATCTGGCCCTGGGAATTTGTCTGACCCTAGCCCAAAAACTTCTTCTTTTCACCTCCTCCAAAGACACCGGATCCATTaccattttgttttgttctttcttgaCACATGAAGGAATAACCTCCAGAATCTAGTGAATATCCCCACTAGGACCCACTTCgccattaaaaatattagaaaaatgttTAACCGCCTCCAAGTTAATCTTATTCAAATCTGAGATAGTCACACCATCTTTTTTCTTAATTGAAAATATCTTGTTCTGAGT encodes:
- the LOC131857919 gene encoding uncharacterized protein LOC131857919; translated protein: MGNRLKLVLESVISSEQSGFSPGRSIYEGIILAHEAVHSIRMAMTEKMMVKVDIRKAYDEEGQSRIEDFHGDFILDDVIMQRLIFGWWLCGDRQMMSSCSVKRATFL